The region TGACCACCGTAAACAGGTAACATTTTAGTATTCTGATATTTGGCAAGTTTGCTCATCTCCTCAGCAACCTGATTTGCCAGTTCTCTGGTTGGACAGAGGACCAATACCTGGACTTTCTTACTCTTGACATCCAGCATTTCAAGAGCAGGTATCCCGAAGGCAGCAGTTTTACCGGTACCGGTTTGTGCCTGTCCGATTACATCCTTACCTTCCATAAGATAAGGAATCGATTGGGACTGAATAGGGGTGGGTTCCTCAAAACCCATGTCTTCAACTGCACGTTCAATGTCTTTCGATAAATTCAAATCTTTAAAAGTTAATGATTCCATGTTAAAGTTCCTTTTATATTCTGTTATCACAGTATCCTGAAAAATTGCCTGACACAGAATAGGTGCCTGTATAGGCATCTTTAGGGATAATGATGATCAATTAAATGTACTTGTTCTAAATGTTTCTTTAAACAAAAAGAGGCATGGTCCATAACAACGGCAAGTATATAAAGGTTGCCGGTAAGCAAAGCAATCCCGTAAATTAATTTTACTAAACCCCTATATGTTTCATAACATTCCGCAAAATATTTATACCAAAGTAGCCAAACACACCAGTCTAAAAGCAAAATAAACAGGCAAACCTGGCTGGTTTAAAGTATTCTACCATTTTATTTGAGCGTTTTTTCTTTTTGCCATAAGACGAAAAACATTACCTCAGTATCCTTAGAATTCAAGATTGCCTCATCCTGTCACTGCACCTTTGGAACCGTAACATTCAACCAGAAGATTCGACCCTTTTTACGTAACCATCGATATAATCTACACTATGTAAACATAATCTTCTGGGAAGGATCACGTCATTTTCCCAATCCGTCACATGGATCTTGTTTCTCCTCAATCCCATCAGTTTCAATGAGAGAATAATCCGAGAAACCCGGCGAGTTGCCAAATTTCCATTTGAATACCTTTCTAGAATTTCTTAGCCCTATCCACCTTATCCGAAGCCACATCAGAATGTACTATTGCAGGCATGCTTAATCCCAAACAAATTGAGTATTCTCGTATATAATACAGATGATACTCAACTGGACAAAATTTTATTTCAAAACAACGGGAACAAGACCCTTATATTCAGCAGCTGTCATTATACTGACATCCATTTCCTCTGCAATATCCCACACTTTTGCAGTCCGCTCCCTGTAAAGAGGATCCCTGAGCAGGTGATGGTCGTATATAATAAGCTCCGGGACACTTTCCTTAATAATCCGGATGATATTATTTATGCTGCGATCGAGATTTGTCCTGTTGAAAAGGTAACCCAATAGATAGGTTGGAGGACCATCAAGTATCAATATATCCGGATTTTCATCAATAATCCACTGAGCATGGTCTTCGATGACCGGCCCCTGCAGATCCGATGTATGAAGTAACTTTTTACCTCCATATTCTATAATAGTAGCAATCACCCATCCTGTAGCAGAATACTCGATCCCATGGAAAAGTGGACGGCTAAAGCGCACCCTGGTATTGCCAATTTTAAATTCACAGCCATCTGAAAAATGTATTTCAGCAGATACAGGTTCTACCCATTTCTCAGATGACCAGTACTTTTGCATTTTCACAAATCGTTTTCGCCATCTTGAAATTAATTCGTCTCGTCTTTTTTGGTAATCACCAAAATCCATGGAAAAAGCTAGAGGTAAACATTCCACCGGATCTTTGTAATGACATTGCATCGGAGGAGAGTATTTTAGAGTGGTCCCTTTAAGCCGACTCAACGATTGCAGGAACTTACGGGACCTCCCCCACTGTGAATGGTTTATCCACCTGTTAGGATCCTTTATCCACATATTGCTATTGAGATATGTTTTACAGGAATCTTCATCCACCATATAATGATCAAAGTGATAATGACTGATTATGATATGTTCCGCTTCTTTCATTTCTTCTTTGATTTTATGTATAGCACTGCACAGATAGAACTGTTTTTGAGAATCCGAAAGCGGAAAACTCTTTTGCAAAATTGCAGCTCCAGGATCTATGAGTATACTTGTATCAGGAGTTTTTACAAAAATACATGATGATTTAGCTCCCATTGAATCAAAGGACACAAGCCGAAATTCCAGTTCACTCGCCTGATTCATCATAATACACCCCGTATGTAAATAACCGATTGCCGTTATACTATTAAATTCAAAACCGATTTAAAATGGATTGAATCACTGAAAAATAATCAAATACCCACAGACTCATCTTTCTTACTGCCTGTTTCCTGTTCTTTCACAACATCTTTCTGCTGTGCGACTGCTTCTGCATGCGCAACTGCCCCACGAAGCCCTTTTCGCCTTCTGTCAAGGGAGCGCAAGGATTTACCTCTGCCGTATAGCAAGAGTACATCATTAACTTCAATACGTGTGGATGCTACAGGGGCCCCAATATATTTACCCCCGGGTTTCTGGATACCAAGAATCAACACTCCCTCATCCACAAGGTTCAACTCCTTCAGGATTTTACCGGCCAGCCAGTCTTCAGAACCAACTTCCAGTTCTGAAACCTGATAATCCCCACCCAGATAAATCAAACTTGCAGAATCTGATGTCTGAATGTCGGTCCATCTGGTAAGAGAAAAAGTGATAACACGACTGAGGAACCTATCAACTTTATTACTACGTGTAAAGATTAAAATTGATAACATACCAAGTGTAATGACTACGACATAACTTAGCAATGTATCAGAAGCAGGATTCAGGAAGACAAGTACCATAGAAGCCATCAGAGTAATTATTCCTGCATTCCCCACAAGCATAAGTAACATCAGTATCCTGCGGCGTACAGGATGATTCATTATTTTTTCGGATTCCGTGGTTGTAAATCCCGCACCTGAAAGTGCAGATCTCGCCTGAAAACGTGCGACTTCACGGGAAAGGCCGGTTAGGGTTAACGCAATCGTGGCTATACGATTGATAAAAAGAGACAAAATAATTACCGCAAAAACCGTAATAAATGCCGTGATCATTTCGAGTTTGCTCCTTGCATCCTATTAGAACTAAAGACATTTATCATTATCTAAATCAAAAAGAGCAATGAAATTTAAGAAAAATAATAGGAGAGGAGGAAAATTATGGCAATTCAGTGAATTGCCCTTTAATGATCAGCCGATAAGATTGGCATAAGCGGTCAACCTGTACAGAGAAAACAATCCAAATGCCAGGATAACCATTATGAAAACCATCTCATTACTCATCATGCTATGGTTTGCCTGTCTGGTAAAATCCCCATTCTCAAGTACAGATTCATTTTGGTAAATTTCCATTTACTAACCTCCGTTTATCAATTATCACATATACTGTGATGTTTAATCATTACAAATATCTATAATGATTTATCATTAATAAACTTTTCTACCTCTTATAAATCACACCAAAAATTTGCCGGTATCAGCAATTAAATACTGTGAAAAGCTCGCATGTATGCCATTTACAGATAATCCAATTTTTCTGTATCCCAGAATGGCAACTACATTATGTGCAAAGCCTCATCAATTCGACAAAGGCTTAAGAAAAGATAGCAGCAAGCAAATCTTTGTGTCGAGTATGTATATCTGGAATAAATAAAAACAGTTATACATGGATAAATGGGGAAAATACCGAATCAATGATGCACATTGCCATTACGGAACAAACTCGATCTTCATGACAATGGCTTTAAGGCCCACCACCAGAATCAGTAATAACATACAGAGATTGCAGGAGAACATGGACAGGAATAATGTCAAAAACTGTGTTCTTTTTGCACAACCCGAACCTTCAAACACTTTCGGACATTTCTGGAAAGGCCTATTATATCATCTCAAAAACAAATCTCCAGACCCTGATGAACCATACTCTGGCTGGAAGATAGATTATACCAGAGCAAACGATGAAATATGGGCAATTGATGATGATCGGGTCGCGTTTATACCATTCATAGCTGCAAATGATAGTGCCAAAAATATTGCAAAATATGAAGATGAAAACGAAAATCCTCCTGCAGGGATAAAGTATTACGGAATCTATGGAAACATGCCTGATGATTCAATTCTGAGTTATATGAATGAAAACTGTATGAACCTTCTTTTGCACATCCCGATGGCGTGCAGTAAAAACCCTTATCGATTGCTGGATAAAGTAGAAAAATACCCGGATATTAATTTTCAGCTTGCACATCTGGGGGATGGTATCCCTGAAATTATAAAAGCAGTTGGCGATCTTGACAATCTCTATCTGGATACTGCAATGTCAAACCATGAAGCATACAGGTACATGTACGAAAATAATGGCACGACTACTGAGGATATAATAACCAGCCAGCCCGAAGGAAAAGTCCTTTTTGGTTCAGATGAACCCTGGGGAAACCTGCAGGAACAACTCCAGGTCATAATTAAACTACAGGAAGACGGAAACTTTTCAGCGAAGGATGTTGACAGGGTGTTGTACCAAAATGCAGCACATCTATGGGATTTCTGAACTGCAGGATAACTTAAAATAATAGCACATCCCAAACTATTATTGCCGTACTCTATTTAATTATGATTCTTTAAAGGAGGATAAGTATGGCAAAAAAGATGTGTGCCTGGAAAAAAGATGATATAAAAGAAAATACGAAGGAATTTAAAAAACTGATCAAGAATCCATCTTATTACTGTATGAAATGTGGCCGGGCCGCAAAGGATGACAAGAACCTCTGCAAAGCCAAAAAACTTTGAACAGGTAGTCAAAAGTTACCCAAAACAGTGGATTATCAGATATCCAGATCTTCTATGTTTTCCCTTATGCTTGCTGAAGATTCTTTTAGTGCATGTTCCTGTTCTTCTGTCAGTTCCAACTCTATTATACCTTCAATACCATCACAACCAATTTTGGCAGGTACACCGAAATATATTCCTTTCTGGCCGTATTCCCCTTGCAGGTAAGCAGAAACAGGCAGGATTCTCTTTTCATCTCTCAGGATTGATTCCACCATCTGCACTATGGCAGCTGAGGGCGCATAAAAAGCGCTACCCTGTTTGAGAAGAGCAACGATTTCAGCACCGCCATGAATTGTACGTTCTACAAGCCCTGCAATAACATCTTCTCCAAGCAATTCTGGCAGAGGCGTCCCGAATACTGAAGAATGCTGGGGCAGGGGAAGCATCTGGTCCCCATGACCACCTATCACCATTGCTTCAACATCTCTTTTGGAGTAGGCAAGCTCATCGGCAATAAAACTGGCAAAACGTCCCGTATCAAGTATTCCACTCATTCCAAACACACGATTTGGTTCAAAGCCAGTTATTTCCAGGGCCACATAAGTCATGATATCAAGAGGATTGGTAACAGCAATAACAATCGATTTAGGTGCATATTGCTTGATTTTCTCACAAACATCTTTCATGATCTTAGTATTGATATTTATCAGATCAGCTCGGCTCATACCGGGTTTTCTTGCAGCACCGGCAGTTATGATTACAATATCTGAATCAACAATGTCCGCATAGTCATTACTGCCTTTAATTTTAGTATCATATCCTACTATAGCTCCTGCCTGCATCAGGTCCAGGGCTTTTCCCTGAGGTAAACCTTCAACTATATCCACAAGGACAATGCTACCGAACTCCATTTCGGCAAGTCTCTGCACAGTAGTTGCACCAACATTCCCTGCTCCTATTACTGAGATTTTAGCCATTGCAAAAGCACCTTTGATGTGATTTTATTAAGAGAATACCAAATTAGAATTTTTTATAATTAAACCTATTCTTTTGCTATTAATATTGCTTCTCCATATATATAGAGGTGTTTTTTGAAAACATTGGTTTAAAATATGCAGAAAATATAACTGGAGATGGTATATCGAATGAGAATTAACCAAAAACGGTGATAATGTGCAAGATATCCTGATTTTCGTAATAACCATCGTATTAATAACAATTCTTCTCTGGAAGATTAGATTGCCTCCTTTCCTTGTCCTGACAGGTGCAGCCCTTTTTTACGGTATATTCAGCGGGATGCAGCAAAACGCAATCGCAATGGCTACACAGGGTGCAGGCAGGATATTTGCACTCCTTGCAATTCCTATTTTTTCAGGGTCACTGATTGCCCTGGTAATAAGACAGGAAAATTTTGCTCAGCGGATCGTCTCGGATATGCAAAAAATATCCTCACGACCCACCCTCATATCTGCTATTACAGGTTACCTGCTATCCATCCCCCTCATGTGTTGCCTGACAGCTTATGTGGTAATGATTCCTCTTGTTGAAAACCTGAAAGTAAACTCCGGGATCAGGAAGAAATGTTATTATGCGACCGCGATAGGAAGTACACTTTCATTTGTCCTTCTGTATCCCCTTCCTGTTATGTACAGTATTACAAGAAGTCTTAATTTTAATGTTGATGCTGGCTTCAACCTGGCTGCGATCACTATATCTATACTTCTTTTTATCTTTGGATACCTGCTTATTTCAAAAAGAGGTAGCCACAAAGATAGATGGAAAGAAAGAGAATTGACAGGAAAAGAGTCACCTATTGGTTGGGTTCCATTAATACTGCCCATTGTTTTCCTGACAATTGGCCATTTTTTGCCGGGAGCTTCACTACTGGCGGACATCAATCTTGCTATTATTATTGCAGCCAGTGCGTCCCTGTTACTGGTAAAAAAGGAAAATCTGGATATAGTTTTTGAAAAAGGCACCCGCAACGCCGGCATTATATTGCTGGACCTTTGCGGTGCCGGGGCACTTGGAGGAGTGATTGCTGCAAGTTCATTTGCAGAAAATACCTATAATCTTATCGGACACCTAATACCTGCTCTTTTCATTCCGTTTCTTTTCGCCGCAATAATCCAGACGGCGCAGGGCTCCAGGGCCGTTACTGCGATAATAACTTCATCCATACTCGCCTACAGCCCCTATGTTTCAGATGTGGCAACCATTCCCCTGATATTGATGATTTCAGCGGGCACAATGGTATTTTCCTATGTTACAGATCCGTTTTTCTGGCTGATCCAGAGAACCACGGGCGATGATGTGAAAACGGTAGTATCGAGTTATACTATTCCACTTGCCATACTGGGTATATTACTATTCACTTCAGTCCTCCTCCTTGATTACTTCCTGTTCTGAAGTGACAACAAATATTAACCAGTAAAAAAGACCAAAGATTATGGATAAACAAATAATCAAAATCATAAAAGGCGACATCACCGAACAGAAAGTTGATGTTATTGTTAATGCGGCCAACAATTCCCTGCTAGGCGGAGGAGGGGTTGATGGAGCAATACACAAAGCTGCAGGACCTAAACTGCTGGAAGAGTGCAGGGCACTGAATGGATGTCCAACAGGTGAAGCAAAAATCACACACGGCTATGACCTGCCGGCAAAATGGGTCATACACACAGTGGGACCTGTCTGGCACGGCGGAAACAATGACGAGGACAAAATGCTG is a window of Methanohalophilus mahii DSM 5219 DNA encoding:
- a CDS encoding MBL fold metallo-hydrolase; this encodes MMNQASELEFRLVSFDSMGAKSSCIFVKTPDTSILIDPGAAILQKSFPLSDSQKQFYLCSAIHKIKEEMKEAEHIIISHYHFDHYMVDEDSCKTYLNSNMWIKDPNRWINHSQWGRSRKFLQSLSRLKGTTLKYSPPMQCHYKDPVECLPLAFSMDFGDYQKRRDELISRWRKRFVKMQKYWSSEKWVEPVSAEIHFSDGCEFKIGNTRVRFSRPLFHGIEYSATGWVIATIIEYGGKKLLHTSDLQGPVIEDHAQWIIDENPDILILDGPPTYLLGYLFNRTNLDRSINNIIRIIKESVPELIIYDHHLLRDPLYRERTAKVWDIAEEMDVSIMTAAEYKGLVPVVLK
- a CDS encoding TrkA C-terminal domain-containing protein → MITAFITVFAVIILSLFINRIATIALTLTGLSREVARFQARSALSGAGFTTTESEKIMNHPVRRRILMLLMLVGNAGIITLMASMVLVFLNPASDTLLSYVVVITLGMLSILIFTRSNKVDRFLSRVITFSLTRWTDIQTSDSASLIYLGGDYQVSELEVGSEDWLAGKILKELNLVDEGVLILGIQKPGGKYIGAPVASTRIEVNDVLLLYGRGKSLRSLDRRRKGLRGAVAHAEAVAQQKDVVKEQETGSKKDESVGI
- a CDS encoding amidohydrolase family protein, which codes for MDKWGKYRINDAHCHYGTNSIFMTMALRPTTRISNNIQRLQENMDRNNVKNCVLFAQPEPSNTFGHFWKGLLYHLKNKSPDPDEPYSGWKIDYTRANDEIWAIDDDRVAFIPFIAANDSAKNIAKYEDENENPPAGIKYYGIYGNMPDDSILSYMNENCMNLLLHIPMACSKNPYRLLDKVEKYPDINFQLAHLGDGIPEIIKAVGDLDNLYLDTAMSNHEAYRYMYENNGTTTEDIITSQPEGKVLFGSDEPWGNLQEQLQVIIKLQEDGNFSAKDVDRVLYQNAAHLWDF
- the mdh gene encoding malate dehydrogenase; amino-acid sequence: MAKISVIGAGNVGATTVQRLAEMEFGSIVLVDIVEGLPQGKALDLMQAGAIVGYDTKIKGSNDYADIVDSDIVIITAGAARKPGMSRADLININTKIMKDVCEKIKQYAPKSIVIAVTNPLDIMTYVALEITGFEPNRVFGMSGILDTGRFASFIADELAYSKRDVEAMVIGGHGDQMLPLPQHSSVFGTPLPELLGEDVIAGLVERTIHGGAEIVALLKQGSAFYAPSAAIVQMVESILRDEKRILPVSAYLQGEYGQKGIYFGVPAKIGCDGIEGIIELELTEEQEHALKESSASIRENIEDLDI
- a CDS encoding GntP family permease yields the protein MQDILIFVITIVLITILLWKIRLPPFLVLTGAALFYGIFSGMQQNAIAMATQGAGRIFALLAIPIFSGSLIALVIRQENFAQRIVSDMQKISSRPTLISAITGYLLSIPLMCCLTAYVVMIPLVENLKVNSGIRKKCYYATAIGSTLSFVLLYPLPVMYSITRSLNFNVDAGFNLAAITISILLFIFGYLLISKRGSHKDRWKERELTGKESPIGWVPLILPIVFLTIGHFLPGASLLADINLAIIIAASASLLLVKKENLDIVFEKGTRNAGIILLDLCGAGALGGVIAASSFAENTYNLIGHLIPALFIPFLFAAIIQTAQGSRAVTAIITSSILAYSPYVSDVATIPLILMISAGTMVFSYVTDPFFWLIQRTTGDDVKTVVSSYTIPLAILGILLFTSVLLLDYFLF
- a CDS encoding O-acetyl-ADP-ribose deacetylase; the protein is MDKQIIKIIKGDITEQKVDVIVNAANNSLLGGGGVDGAIHKAAGPKLLEECRALNGCPTGEAKITHGYDLPAKWVIHTVGPVWHGGNNDEDKMLAKCYRNCLKLAAEKGIKTIAFPSISTGAYHFPIQRAAEIAINEVIDFLEEKPVFEKIVFVCFNDEAYSNFSRTLDERIK